One region of Bacillus zhangzhouensis genomic DNA includes:
- the sucC gene encoding ADP-forming succinate--CoA ligase subunit beta, which yields MNIHEYQGKEILRKYGVSVPNGKVAFTPDEAVKASEELESSVYVVKAQIHAGGRGKAGGVKIAKTKDEVKGFAEELLGKTLVTHQTGPEGREIKRLLIEEGCDIQKEYYVGLVLDRATSRIVLMASEEGGTEIEEVAEKTPEKIVKVVIDPAIGLQAYQAREVAFKINIPTKLVGQAVKFMTSLYNAFIEKDCSIAEINPLVVTGDGKVMALDAKLNFDSNALYRQKDILEYRDLDEEDPKEIEASKYDLSYISLDGNIGCMVNGAGLAMSTMDIIKHYGGDPANFLDVGGGATAEKVTEAFKIILSDQNVKGIFVNIFGGIMKCDVIAEGVVEATKQVGLTLPLVVRLEGTNVELGKKILSDSGLNITSAESMADGAEKIVSLVK from the coding sequence TAGAGAGCTCTGTATATGTCGTAAAAGCACAGATTCATGCAGGAGGCCGTGGTAAAGCAGGCGGGGTAAAAATTGCAAAAACGAAAGATGAAGTGAAAGGGTTTGCAGAGGAATTGCTCGGCAAGACACTTGTCACACATCAAACAGGGCCTGAAGGGCGAGAAATAAAACGCTTACTTATTGAAGAAGGCTGCGATATTCAAAAGGAATACTATGTTGGACTAGTTTTGGACAGAGCGACATCAAGAATAGTATTGATGGCATCTGAAGAAGGCGGTACTGAAATTGAAGAAGTAGCAGAAAAAACGCCAGAAAAAATTGTCAAAGTGGTTATCGACCCTGCGATTGGCCTGCAAGCTTATCAGGCGAGAGAAGTAGCATTTAAAATTAATATTCCAACAAAATTAGTTGGTCAAGCTGTTAAGTTTATGACAAGCCTTTACAATGCGTTTATTGAAAAAGATTGTTCAATTGCTGAGATTAATCCACTTGTTGTAACAGGCGATGGAAAAGTCATGGCACTTGATGCAAAGTTAAACTTTGATAGCAATGCTTTATATAGACAAAAAGATATATTAGAATACCGTGACCTTGATGAAGAGGATCCAAAAGAAATTGAAGCTTCTAAATATGACTTAAGCTACATTTCTCTAGATGGAAATATTGGCTGTATGGTCAATGGAGCAGGTCTTGCGATGTCTACAATGGATATTATCAAGCATTACGGCGGGGACCCTGCAAACTTCCTAGATGTTGGCGGCGGTGCAACAGCTGAAAAAGTAACGGAAGCGTTTAAAATCATCTTATCTGATCAAAATGTCAAAGGGATATTTGTGAACATTTTTGGCGGCATCATGAAATGTGATGTGATTGCAGAAGGTGTTGTTGAAGCGACGAAACAAGTCGGCTTAACATTACCACTTGTTGTACGTCTTGAAGGAACAAACGTTGAATTAGGGAAGAAAATTCTGAGTGATTCAGGCTTAAATATCACTTCTGCTGAGTCTATGGCTGACGGGGCAGAAAAGATTGTATCTTTAGTCAAGTAG
- the sucD gene encoding succinate--CoA ligase subunit alpha gives MSVFINKNTRVIVQGITGSTALFHTKQMIEYGTNIVGGVTPGKGGTEVEGVPVFNTVSEAVQTTGANASVIYVPAPFAADAILEAVDAEVDLVICITEHIPVLDMVKVKRYMEGKKTRLVGPNCPGVITPEECKIGIMPGYIHKKGHVGVVSRSGTLTYEAVHQLSEAGVGQSTAVGIGGDPVNGTNFIDVLKAFNEDPETHAVIMIGEIGGTAEEEAAEWVKANMTKPVVGFIGGKTAPPGKRMGHAGAIISGGKGTADEKVKTMRECGIEVAETPSVMGDTLIKVLKEKNLFEACKTH, from the coding sequence ATGAGTGTATTTATTAATAAAAATACGAGAGTAATTGTTCAGGGGATTACCGGTTCAACCGCATTGTTCCATACAAAACAAATGATTGAGTACGGAACAAATATTGTTGGTGGTGTCACACCTGGAAAAGGTGGAACTGAAGTAGAAGGAGTTCCTGTATTTAATACTGTATCTGAAGCAGTTCAGACAACTGGAGCGAACGCTTCTGTTATCTATGTACCAGCACCATTTGCGGCAGATGCCATTTTAGAGGCTGTTGACGCAGAAGTTGATCTCGTCATTTGTATCACAGAACATATTCCAGTGCTTGACATGGTCAAAGTGAAACGGTATATGGAAGGGAAAAAGACAAGACTAGTTGGACCAAACTGCCCAGGTGTCATCACACCTGAGGAATGTAAAATTGGTATCATGCCTGGCTATATTCATAAAAAAGGTCATGTGGGTGTTGTTTCTCGTTCTGGAACGCTTACATATGAAGCGGTCCATCAGCTTTCAGAAGCTGGCGTTGGTCAATCGACAGCTGTAGGAATCGGGGGAGACCCGGTAAATGGGACAAACTTTATTGATGTTTTAAAAGCATTCAATGAAGATCCTGAAACCCATGCTGTGATTATGATCGGTGAAATCGGCGGTACGGCTGAAGAAGAAGCAGCTGAATGGGTAAAAGCCAATATGACTAAACCAGTTGTTGGCTTTATTGGCGGTAAAACGGCCCCTCCAGGAAAACGTATGGGACATGCTGGTGCCATTATTTCTGGTGGTAAAGGAACAGCTGATGAAAAGGTAAAAACAATGCGTGAATGTGGAATTGAAGTGGCAGAAACACCATCTGTCATGGGAGACACGTTGATAAAAGTATTAAAAGAGAAGAATCTCTTCGAAGCTTGTAAAACGCATTAA
- the dprA gene encoding DNA-processing protein DprA produces the protein MYNVSERMIFHRLKGLISPSLLTKWWKVDPELYINEETHHFKQDRALQTIDFTRLKQAEENEFPMFQHIVQAYLKQNIHMIPITSSLYPCTLKNIYDPPPVLFLKGNVSYLNEEKSLGVVGTRVPSSYGEACVKKIVGELVKENWMIISGLAKGIDGLAHKECIRKKGKTIGIIAGGFQHVYPKEHAQMAQYMGEHHLLLSEHPPYVKPEKWHFPMRNRLISALTKGTIVIQCKEKSGSLITAYQALEQGKEVFAVAGSIFDPNSTGPARLIQQGAKLVHSTKDILEEFSFRSVQYTELS, from the coding sequence ATGTACAACGTGTCCGAAAGAATGATTTTTCACCGCTTAAAAGGCCTCATCTCACCCTCATTACTAACAAAATGGTGGAAAGTCGATCCTGAGCTATATATAAATGAAGAAACACATCATTTTAAACAGGATCGAGCATTACAAACGATCGACTTTACCCGCTTAAAACAAGCTGAAGAAAATGAATTCCCCATGTTTCAACACATCGTACAAGCCTATTTAAAGCAAAACATTCACATGATTCCCATCACATCATCCTTATATCCCTGCACACTAAAAAATATTTATGATCCTCCCCCTGTGTTATTCCTAAAAGGAAACGTATCATATTTAAATGAAGAAAAAAGTTTAGGTGTAGTCGGCACACGAGTTCCATCGTCTTATGGAGAAGCATGTGTGAAAAAAATTGTTGGTGAGCTTGTCAAGGAAAATTGGATGATTATCAGTGGTCTAGCTAAAGGAATCGATGGACTTGCACATAAAGAGTGCATCAGGAAAAAAGGGAAAACGATCGGCATTATAGCAGGCGGCTTTCAGCATGTATACCCAAAAGAGCATGCACAAATGGCTCAATACATGGGCGAGCATCATTTGCTTTTGTCAGAGCATCCGCCTTATGTCAAACCAGAAAAATGGCATTTTCCAATGAGAAATCGTTTAATTAGTGCATTAACGAAAGGAACCATCGTGATTCAATGCAAAGAAAAGAGCGGTTCTCTTATTACAGCCTATCAAGCGCTTGAACAAGGCAAAGAGGTATTTGCGGTTGCCGGATCCATCTTTGATCCTAATTCCACAGGTCCTGCAAGACTCATTCAGCAGGGAGCAAAGCTTGTTCATTCCACAAAGGATATTTTAGAGGAATTTTCCTTCCGCAGCGTTCAATATACTGAACTCTCATAA
- the topA gene encoding type I DNA topoisomerase — protein MADYLVIVESPAKAKTIERYLGKKYKVKASMGHVRDLPKSQLGVDTEHNFEPRYITIRGKGPVLKELKTAAKKAKKVYLAADPDREGEAIAWHLAHSLDLDLSSDCRVVFNEITKDAIKDSFKHPRMINMDLVDAQQARRILDRLVGYKISPILWKKVKKGLSAGRVQSVALRLIIDRENEINEFKPEEYWTIDGTFLKGKESFEASFFGLNGKKHSLKTKEDVKEILSKLKGSKFSVEKVTKKERKRNPAVPFTTSTLQQEAARKLNFRAKKTMMIAQQLYEGIDLGKEGTVGLITYMRTDSTRVSNTAIEEVSAFIDQTYGKNFLNTTKRTAKKNENAQDAHEAIRPTSTLRKPADVKHVLSRDQLRLYKLIWERFVASQMAPAVLDTMSVDLDHNGLTFRANGSKVKFPGFMKVYVEGKDDQLEEKDKMLPDLKEGDTVLSKDIEPEQHFTQPPPRYTEARLVKTLEELGIGRPSTYAPTLDTIQKRGYVALDNKRFTPTELGEIVLNLIIEFFPEIINVEFTAKMEKELDSVEEGTVEWVRIIDSFYQDFAKRVEKAEAEMQEVEIEPEYAGVDCEECGHPMVYKMGRYGKFMACSNFPDCRNTKPIVKDIGVKCPSCHEGNIVERKSKKRRIFYGCDRFPECEFVSWDKPIERKCPKCENMLVEKKLKKGVQVQCVNCDYKEEQQK, from the coding sequence ATGGCTGATTATTTAGTCATCGTTGAGTCGCCAGCAAAGGCGAAAACGATTGAGCGTTATTTAGGAAAAAAGTATAAAGTAAAGGCTTCAATGGGACATGTAAGGGATTTACCGAAAAGTCAGCTCGGTGTTGACACTGAGCATAACTTCGAACCGAGATATATTACGATTCGCGGGAAAGGCCCAGTTTTAAAAGAATTAAAAACAGCGGCGAAAAAAGCAAAAAAAGTCTATCTCGCAGCTGACCCCGATAGAGAGGGAGAAGCGATTGCTTGGCATTTAGCACACAGCCTTGACCTCGACCTCTCTTCTGACTGCCGTGTTGTTTTTAACGAGATTACAAAGGATGCGATTAAAGATTCCTTTAAGCATCCACGCATGATCAATATGGACTTAGTTGATGCGCAGCAGGCAAGACGAATCTTAGATCGTCTCGTTGGGTATAAAATCAGTCCAATTTTATGGAAGAAAGTGAAAAAGGGCTTAAGTGCCGGACGTGTTCAATCAGTTGCACTCCGCCTGATTATTGATCGTGAGAATGAAATTAATGAATTTAAACCAGAAGAATACTGGACAATTGACGGTACATTCCTTAAAGGAAAAGAAAGCTTCGAAGCGAGTTTCTTTGGTCTCAATGGCAAAAAACATTCATTGAAAACAAAAGAAGACGTAAAAGAAATCCTTTCGAAATTAAAAGGAAGCAAATTCTCTGTAGAGAAAGTAACGAAAAAAGAACGGAAACGCAATCCAGCCGTTCCGTTTACGACTTCTACTTTACAGCAGGAGGCTGCAAGAAAATTAAACTTCCGTGCGAAAAAGACGATGATGATTGCACAGCAATTATATGAAGGAATTGATCTTGGTAAAGAAGGTACAGTCGGTCTCATTACATATATGAGAACGGACTCAACACGTGTTTCCAATACGGCGATTGAAGAAGTATCTGCTTTCATTGATCAGACGTACGGCAAGAATTTCTTAAATACAACAAAACGAACAGCCAAAAAGAATGAAAATGCACAAGATGCTCACGAAGCCATCCGTCCGACTTCTACATTAAGAAAACCGGCAGATGTCAAGCACGTGCTAAGCCGTGATCAGCTTCGTCTGTACAAATTGATTTGGGAACGATTCGTGGCAAGCCAAATGGCGCCGGCTGTTCTTGATACAATGAGTGTGGATCTTGATCATAACGGTCTTACTTTCCGTGCTAATGGAAGTAAAGTGAAATTCCCTGGGTTTATGAAGGTTTATGTGGAAGGAAAGGACGACCAGCTAGAGGAAAAGGACAAAATGCTTCCTGATTTGAAAGAAGGAGATACAGTTCTTTCAAAAGATATCGAACCTGAACAGCACTTCACACAGCCGCCTCCGCGCTACACTGAGGCAAGACTGGTCAAGACACTTGAAGAGCTCGGTATAGGCCGTCCATCTACGTATGCACCAACATTAGATACGATTCAAAAGCGCGGTTATGTCGCACTTGATAATAAACGATTTACTCCAACAGAGCTTGGAGAGATTGTACTCAACTTAATCATCGAATTCTTCCCTGAAATCATTAACGTTGAATTTACAGCGAAAATGGAAAAGGAACTTGATAGTGTTGAAGAAGGTACGGTCGAATGGGTTCGTATTATCGACAGCTTCTATCAAGACTTTGCAAAACGGGTAGAAAAAGCAGAAGCAGAAATGCAAGAAGTTGAGATTGAGCCGGAATACGCCGGAGTTGATTGTGAAGAGTGCGGACATCCGATGGTGTACAAAATGGGGAGATACGGTAAGTTCATGGCGTGCTCTAACTTTCCTGACTGCCGTAACACAAAACCAATTGTCAAAGATATCGGTGTCAAATGCCCGTCATGTCATGAAGGAAACATCGTTGAACGAAAATCGAAGAAACGCCGCATTTTTTACGGCTGTGATCGTTTTCCAGAGTGTGAATTCGTCTCTTGGGACAAACCAATTGAAAGAAAGTGTCCAAAGTGCGAAAATATGCTTGTAGAGAAAAAGCTCAAAAAAGGTGTTCAAGTTCAATGTGTGAACTGTGATTATAAAGAGGAACAACAAAAATAG
- the trmFO gene encoding FADH(2)-oxidizing methylenetetrahydrofolate--tRNA-(uracil(54)-C(5))-methyltransferase TrmFO, producing MSQFINVIGAGLAGSEAAWQIAKRGIKVNLYEMRPVKQTPAHHTDKFAELVCSNSLRANALTNAVGVLKEEMRHLDSAIIAAADESSVPAGGALAVDRHEFAANVTDRVKNHPNVTVFQEEVQSIPEGPTIIATGPLTSEALSKELKSLTGEEYLYFYDAAAPILEKDSIDMDKVYLKSRYDKGEAAYLNCPMTEEEFDRFYEALISAETVPLKEFEKEIFFEGCMPIEVMAKRGKKTMLFGPMKPVGLEDPKTGKRPYAVVQLRQDDAAGTLYNIVGFQTHLKWGDQKEVFRLIPGLEEAEIVRYGVMHRNTFINSPSLLRPTYQFKNRDDLFFAGQMTGVEGYVESAASGLVAGINAARFVKGEELVTLPEETAIGSMAHYITSTNKKSFQPMNANFGLLKDLGVRIKNKQERYAEYAKRAIETIQTISKSL from the coding sequence ATGAGTCAATTTATAAACGTGATCGGAGCTGGTTTAGCTGGCAGTGAAGCTGCATGGCAAATCGCTAAACGAGGAATTAAAGTCAATTTATATGAAATGAGACCTGTGAAACAAACGCCGGCTCACCACACAGATAAATTTGCGGAGCTTGTATGCAGCAACTCACTGCGTGCGAATGCTTTGACGAATGCAGTAGGTGTATTAAAGGAAGAAATGCGTCATTTAGATTCGGCCATTATCGCAGCAGCAGATGAAAGCTCAGTTCCTGCTGGCGGCGCGCTTGCAGTAGACCGTCATGAATTTGCAGCAAACGTGACAGACCGCGTAAAAAATCATCCGAATGTTACTGTCTTTCAAGAAGAGGTGCAGAGCATTCCAGAAGGTCCGACCATTATCGCGACTGGCCCGCTGACATCAGAAGCACTTTCAAAAGAATTGAAATCGTTAACAGGAGAAGAATATCTCTATTTCTACGATGCAGCGGCACCTATTCTAGAGAAAGATAGCATTGATATGGATAAGGTGTACTTGAAATCACGCTATGACAAAGGAGAAGCCGCTTATTTAAACTGTCCAATGACAGAAGAAGAATTCGATCGTTTTTATGAGGCGCTTATTTCTGCTGAAACTGTGCCATTAAAAGAATTTGAAAAAGAAATCTTCTTTGAAGGCTGTATGCCAATTGAGGTCATGGCGAAAAGAGGAAAGAAAACGATGCTGTTTGGTCCGATGAAGCCAGTAGGACTGGAAGATCCGAAAACAGGGAAAAGACCTTACGCTGTTGTTCAATTAAGACAGGATGATGCAGCAGGTACTTTATATAACATCGTTGGCTTCCAGACACATCTGAAGTGGGGCGATCAAAAGGAAGTATTCCGTTTGATTCCAGGCCTTGAAGAAGCAGAGATTGTACGTTACGGTGTGATGCACCGTAATACATTTATTAACTCACCAAGCCTTTTAAGACCGACTTATCAGTTTAAAAATAGAGATGATCTATTCTTTGCCGGACAAATGACAGGTGTTGAAGGGTATGTCGAGTCTGCAGCGTCCGGACTTGTGGCGGGCATTAACGCAGCTCGTTTTGTCAAAGGAGAAGAGCTTGTGACACTTCCTGAGGAAACAGCGATTGGCAGTATGGCTCATTACATCACATCAACAAACAAAAAAAGCTTCCAGCCGATGAATGCGAATTTTGGTTTACTGAAAGATTTAGGTGTTCGAATTAAAAACAAACAAGAACGTTATGCAGAGTACGCTAAGCGCGCAATCGAAACTATTCAAACTATTTCGAAATCTCTGTAG
- the xerC gene encoding tyrosine recombinase XerC: MTNKQRLVHLFIEYLQIEKNYSALTISGYTEAIEEFVRFMNIQGIDGFEEVSYQDARIYLTEAYEKGLTRRTISKKVSALRSFYKFLLREQLVKENPFLLVSLPKQDKRIPSFLYEEELKELFTVSDVSTPLGQRNQAILELLYATGMRVSELCSLKDSDLDLSMDTVLVHGKGSKQRYVPFGSYAHEALITYLEDGRQKLKSKGKDRADAHVFLNQRGTPLTDRGVRFILTELMKKASGTLHIHPHMLRHTFATHLLNEGADLRSVQELLGHSNLSSTQVYTHVSKDSLRNTYMSHHPRAFKRS, translated from the coding sequence ATGACAAATAAACAGCGTCTTGTCCACTTATTCATTGAATATCTGCAAATTGAAAAAAACTATTCAGCTTTAACGATCTCAGGATATACAGAAGCCATTGAAGAGTTTGTCAGATTTATGAACATTCAAGGAATAGACGGTTTTGAAGAGGTATCCTATCAAGATGCGAGAATTTATTTAACAGAAGCTTATGAAAAAGGCCTGACAAGAAGAACGATTAGTAAGAAAGTCTCTGCGCTTCGCAGCTTTTATAAATTTTTATTAAGAGAACAGCTTGTGAAAGAAAATCCTTTTTTACTCGTTAGCTTACCAAAGCAAGATAAGCGGATTCCTTCATTTTTGTATGAAGAGGAACTAAAAGAGCTTTTTACAGTTTCTGATGTCAGCACACCACTTGGACAAAGAAATCAAGCCATTTTAGAACTTCTTTATGCAACAGGTATGAGGGTCAGTGAGTTATGTTCATTAAAAGATTCTGATCTTGATTTATCGATGGATACAGTGCTTGTTCATGGGAAAGGCAGCAAGCAGCGGTATGTTCCTTTCGGGTCATATGCGCATGAAGCGCTCATTACTTATTTAGAGGATGGAAGGCAGAAGCTGAAATCTAAGGGAAAAGACCGCGCTGATGCACATGTGTTTTTGAATCAGCGCGGGACGCCTCTTACAGACCGAGGTGTTCGATTCATTCTCACTGAATTAATGAAAAAGGCGTCAGGTACATTACATATCCATCCTCACATGTTAAGGCACACCTTTGCCACGCATCTCTTAAACGAGGGGGCGGATTTGAGAAGTGTTCAAGAACTTCTAGGTCATTCAAATTTATCATCTACACAGGTGTACACGCATGTATCAAAAGATTCTTTAAGAAACACGTACATGTCTCATCACCCAAGGGCTTTTAAACGATCCTAA
- the hslV gene encoding ATP-dependent protease subunit HslV — MSSFHATTIFAVQHKGKSAMAGDGQVTFGQAVVMKHTAKKVRRLFGGKVLAGFAGSVADAFTLFEKFETKLEEYGGNLKRAAVELAKEWRSDKMLRQLEAMLIVMNKESILLVSGTGEVIEPDDGILAIGSGGNYALSAGRALKTHAGDHLSAREIARAALETAGEICVYTNDQITLEELE, encoded by the coding sequence ATGTCATCATTTCATGCAACAACCATCTTTGCCGTTCAACATAAAGGAAAAAGTGCAATGGCTGGCGACGGTCAAGTCACTTTCGGGCAGGCTGTCGTGATGAAACACACAGCAAAAAAAGTGCGCCGTCTTTTCGGAGGCAAGGTGCTTGCAGGTTTTGCAGGTTCAGTAGCAGATGCTTTTACACTCTTTGAAAAGTTTGAAACAAAGCTTGAAGAATATGGTGGTAACTTAAAGAGAGCAGCCGTAGAACTAGCAAAGGAATGGCGAAGTGACAAGATGCTAAGACAGCTTGAGGCCATGCTCATCGTCATGAACAAAGAAAGTATCTTGCTCGTCTCTGGAACAGGAGAGGTCATTGAACCCGATGATGGGATTTTGGCAATTGGCTCAGGCGGCAACTATGCGCTTAGCGCCGGAAGAGCACTCAAAACCCATGCTGGTGATCATCTCTCAGCGAGAGAAATTGCAAGGGCCGCTCTTGAAACGGCCGGAGAAATCTGTGTGTACACGAACGATCAAATCACTTTAGAAGAGCTTGAATAG
- the hslU gene encoding HslU--HslV peptidase ATPase subunit produces MEKKPFTPREIVEKLDQYIIGQLDAKKAVAVALRNRYRRSLLHDKLKDEVVPKNILMIGPTGVGKTEIARRIARISGAPFIKVEATKFTEVGYVGRDVESMVRDLVETAIRLVKEEKMKDVQEEAEKQANKRLVHLLVPGKKKSQSVKNPFEMLFGGSDEDDRDRDHSDEEVELESTRKRIAHQLAMGELEDHYVTIEVEEQQPSMFDMLQGSGMEQMGMNMQDALGNLIPKKKKRRKLTVREARKALTAEEASKLIDMDEVSQEAVYKAEQQGIIFIDEIDKIAKSGGASSADVSREGVQRDILPIVEGSTVMTKYGAVKTDHVLFVAAGAFHMAKPSDLIPELQGRFPIRVELDKLSIEDFVKILTEPDNALLKQYKALLETEGISLEFSDDAIHKIAEVAYHVNQETDNIGARRLHTILEKLLEELSFEAPDITMETVTITPQYVEEKLGKIANNKDLSQFIL; encoded by the coding sequence ATGGAGAAAAAGCCGTTCACCCCAAGAGAGATAGTTGAAAAGCTTGATCAATACATCATTGGTCAGCTTGATGCGAAAAAAGCAGTTGCGGTGGCTTTAAGAAACCGTTACAGAAGAAGTCTTTTACATGATAAGCTAAAGGATGAAGTCGTTCCTAAAAACATTTTAATGATCGGTCCAACAGGTGTGGGAAAAACAGAAATTGCCCGCAGAATTGCTCGAATTTCTGGTGCGCCTTTTATTAAAGTGGAAGCGACGAAATTTACTGAAGTGGGTTATGTCGGCCGTGACGTAGAGTCAATGGTGAGAGATTTAGTTGAAACAGCGATTAGACTTGTCAAAGAAGAAAAGATGAAAGATGTTCAAGAAGAAGCAGAAAAACAGGCAAATAAACGTCTTGTTCATTTACTTGTTCCGGGTAAGAAAAAAAGCCAATCTGTGAAAAATCCTTTTGAGATGCTGTTTGGCGGTTCAGATGAAGATGACCGTGATCGAGATCATTCAGATGAAGAAGTGGAACTCGAATCGACAAGAAAGCGAATCGCTCATCAGCTGGCTATGGGAGAACTTGAAGATCATTATGTGACGATCGAAGTAGAAGAACAGCAGCCTTCCATGTTTGATATGCTTCAAGGCTCGGGTATGGAGCAAATGGGTATGAACATGCAGGATGCGCTTGGCAATCTCATCCCTAAAAAGAAAAAACGCAGAAAGCTGACTGTCAGAGAAGCAAGAAAGGCGTTAACGGCTGAGGAAGCTTCAAAACTGATTGATATGGATGAAGTCAGTCAGGAAGCGGTCTACAAAGCAGAGCAGCAAGGAATTATTTTTATTGATGAAATCGACAAAATCGCCAAAAGCGGCGGTGCATCATCTGCAGATGTTTCTCGTGAAGGGGTTCAGCGTGATATTTTACCGATTGTAGAAGGTTCTACTGTGATGACGAAATATGGTGCCGTTAAAACAGATCATGTGCTTTTTGTTGCAGCAGGTGCATTTCATATGGCAAAACCATCAGATTTGATTCCAGAGCTTCAGGGGCGCTTCCCAATCCGTGTAGAATTAGATAAATTAAGTATAGAAGACTTTGTGAAAATCTTAACGGAACCAGATAATGCATTATTAAAGCAATATAAAGCTTTACTTGAAACAGAAGGTATATCTCTTGAATTTTCTGACGATGCTATTCATAAGATTGCCGAAGTGGCTTATCATGTCAATCAGGAAACAGATAACATCGGTGCAAGAAGGCTTCATACCATACTTGAGAAGCTGCTAGAAGAGCTTTCATTTGAGGCGCCTGATATTACGATGGAGACAGTGACCATTACCCCTCAGTATGTCGAAGAGAAGCTAGGAAAGATTGCAAATAACAAAGATTTAAGTCAGTTTATACTTTAA
- the codY gene encoding GTP-sensing pleiotropic transcriptional regulator CodY: MALLQKTRIINSMLQDAAGKPVNFKEMAETLRDVIDSNIFVLSRRGKLLGYSINQQIENARMKKMLEDRQFPEEYTKSLFNVPETSSNLDINSEYTAFPIENRDLFQSGLTTIVPIIGGGDRLGTLILSRLQDTFTDDDLILAEYGATVVGMEILREKAEEIEEEARSKAVVQMAISSLSYSELEAIEHIFEELDGNEGLLVASKIADRVGITRSVIVNALRKLESAGVIESRSLGMKGTYIKVLNNKFLIELENLKSH, translated from the coding sequence ATGGCGTTACTACAAAAAACAAGGATTATTAACTCAATGCTGCAAGATGCAGCGGGGAAACCAGTTAATTTTAAAGAAATGGCAGAAACACTGAGAGATGTCATTGATTCAAACATTTTCGTATTAAGCAGAAGGGGAAAGCTTCTTGGCTACTCCATTAATCAACAGATTGAAAATGCACGTATGAAAAAAATGCTTGAAGATCGTCAGTTCCCTGAAGAATATACAAAAAGTCTATTCAATGTCCCTGAAACGTCTTCAAACCTTGATATTAACAGTGAATATACAGCTTTCCCGATTGAGAACCGTGATTTATTCCAATCAGGTTTAACAACAATTGTCCCAATTATTGGCGGAGGAGATCGATTAGGTACATTAATCCTGTCCCGCTTACAAGATACATTCACAGATGACGATTTAATTCTTGCTGAATATGGAGCAACAGTTGTTGGAATGGAGATTCTTCGCGAGAAAGCAGAGGAAATCGAAGAAGAAGCAAGAAGTAAAGCGGTTGTCCAAATGGCGATTAGCTCTCTTTCCTACAGTGAGCTTGAAGCGATTGAGCACATTTTTGAAGAACTTGATGGAAACGAAGGTCTTCTTGTAGCAAGTAAAATTGCAGACCGAGTAGGGATCACGCGTTCAGTCATCGTAAATGCCTTACGTAAGTTAGAAAGTGCAGGCGTAATCGAATCTCGTTCTCTTGGTATGAAGGGAACGTATATCAAAGTGTTAAACAACAAATTTTTAATTGAACTTGAAAATTTAAAATCTCATTAA
- the flgB gene encoding flagellar basal body rod protein FlgB gives MDIFSGTISNLENALGRANVKQKVISNNIANIDTPNYKSKKVAFHDMLNDASIKLEAKKTYQGHIDFSKTRSNYSVVSSNRTSYQENGNNVDIDQEMSELAKNQIQYNALVERISGKFNSLKTVLTGGK, from the coding sequence TTGGATATATTTTCTGGAACGATAAGCAACCTTGAGAATGCCTTGGGTAGAGCGAATGTTAAGCAAAAAGTCATAAGCAATAATATCGCGAATATAGATACACCGAACTACAAGTCGAAAAAAGTCGCATTCCATGATATGTTAAATGATGCGTCAATCAAATTGGAAGCTAAAAAAACATACCAAGGTCACATTGATTTTTCAAAAACAAGGTCTAATTATTCAGTTGTTTCGAGTAACCGTACTTCTTATCAAGAAAACGGAAATAATGTCGATATTGATCAAGAGATGAGTGAACTCGCTAAAAACCAAATTCAGTATAATGCGCTGGTGGAAAGAATAAGCGGGAAGTTCAATTCTCTTAAAACAGTTTTGACAGGAGGTAAGTGA